In Anopheles gambiae chromosome 2, idAnoGambNW_F1_1, whole genome shotgun sequence, a single window of DNA contains:
- the LOC4577309 gene encoding squamous cell carcinoma antigen recognized by T-cells 3 yields the protein MSDAEMKDPKDEIIEIDALDESADTEDDSSEGTNTEDEDTEDDDNDESIESKHIKEYIEILTKIAGDKYNYDNYAELLEVAHQMNDLDKIRQSAEIFAAMYPLSPEIWLRWLKIESSLATTDEEVEKVEKLFQRALSDYYSAEVALEFAALAMKTDSKTIAERIWKTLIPTYGLHTMKGRSIFEAYREDTLTKDGDSPASFNRLARIYEQELKIPLRNMEDSYIEYKLLCEKYKDVLTDLDAEKFERRYKQAKEALQRMLPHETALAALEAHCHQERADLYRKYIADCQTLLDDDEVQILYERMVTECCLDGAVWHEYVRYLHRCPPDAEDNTASPVFRQTELDLVNRALRNCTWSAELYVEKMRIVERQATPTSKMTILKIMEDVASAGLQTPEASVKVWLEYLTYLRRVTDFASEKERDILRANFDLAWNQLGRTWGVLADPQCKILQYWGRLEYEALGEPNKGRDLWYSVMASSDNSSRVGLWIEFIEMEAKRGPEAARKLYRKSITTAGLDDPETLAAAWLRFERCNGSLEQLISCQELCNATIEKYYKTISKNGPSNRATKGKRPEAMGTTAHKDSDASAAKRQASSMDGAGGSPPGKKKVKRTNDNLSDTVGERQEEFKTPAIPPLHSSSKNHDHSKPEPSKPQTVIDIDSESDAKAGGDQSRQVFVSNLSFEVTETDIREIFPDLAIESIELVASSSGKSRGFGYMQLASAEEVPKALSFDRRPLNGRPVFISNVARDKTTRPHQFKYSSSFEPNKLFIKGLPFNLGQEELRRLFEPFGSIKDIRIVCFRSGKSKGLAYLEYETETSAKNAVLKMDQHVIDGFTITVAISSPPPKKNPTAAEPTLSVGDSGGSSSSLGSGKKLLGKWDVKQKLSPMIPTAVLKRSAAAASEEKPKSNDDFRKLLLK from the exons ATGTCGGACGCTGAGATGAAGGACCCCAAAGACGAGATAATTGAAATC GACGCGCTGGATGAAAGTGCCGACACGGAAGATGATTCGTCCGAAGGTACCAACACGGAGGACGAAGATACGGAGGATGACGATAACGATGAGTCGATTGAATCGAAACACATAAAGGAGTACATCGAGATTCTTACCAAAATCGCTGGCGACAAGTACAACTACGACAACTACGCTGAGCTGCTGGAAGTTGCGCA ccAAATGAATGACCTGGATAAGATTCGCCAAAGTGCTGAAATATTTGCTGCAATGTACCCATTGTCGCCCGAGATTTGGCTGCGGTGGTTGAAAATTGAATCTTCCCTCGCGACGACCGACGAAGAGGTGGAGAAGgtggaaaaacttttccaacgCGCGCTGAGCGATTACTACTCGGCCGAGGTAGCGCTGGAGTTTGCCGCGCTGGCAATGAAAACGGACAGCAAAACGATTGCGGAGCGAATTTGGAAAACACTAATCCCGACCTACGGTTTGCACACGATGAAGGGACGTTCCATCTTTGAAGCGTACCGAGAGGATACATTGACAAAAGATGGAGA CTCTCCCGCCAGCTTCAATCGATTGGCACGAATCTATGAGCAGGAGTTGAAGATACCGCTCCGCAACATGGAGGACTCGTACATCGAGTATAAGCTACTGTGCGAGAAGTACAAAGATGTGCTGACCGATCTGGACGCGGAAAAATTTGAACGACGGTACAAACAGGCCAAGGAAGCGCTGCAGCGCATGCTTCCCCACGAAACAGCGCTCGCCGCGCTGGAAGCGCACTGCCACCAGGAGAGGGCGGATCTGTACCGAAAGTATATCGCCGATTGCCAAACGCTgctcgacgacgacgaggtgcAAATACTGTACGAGCGTATGGTCACCGAATGTTGCCTGGATGGGGCAGTCTGGCACGAGTATGTGCGCTATCTGCACCGTTGCCCGCCGGACGCGGAGGATAATACGGCCTCGCCGGTGTTTCGCCAAACCGAACTCGACCTGGTCAACAGAGCGCTGCGCAACTGTACGTGGAGCGCCGAGCTGTACGTGGAGAAGATGCGCATCGTTGAGCGGCAGGCGACGCCAACCTCCAAGATGACCATCCTGAAGATCATGGAGGATGTAGCGTCCGCTGGGCTGCAGACACCGGAAGCGTCGGTGAAGGTGTGGCTCGAGTACTTGACGTACTTACGGCGCGTGACTGACTTTGCCAGCGAAAAGGAGCGCGACATATTGCGCGCCAACTTTGACCTTGCCTGGAACCAGCTGGGCCGGACGTGGGGCGTGTTGGCCGATCCACAGTGCAAGATTTTGCAATACTGGGGCCGGCTTGAGTACGAAGCGCTGGGCGAACCGAACAAAGGGCGCGACCTCTGGTACAGTGTGATGG CCAGCTCCGATAATTCGTCCCGTGTCGGGCTGTGGATTGAGTTTATcgaaatggaagcaaaacgaGGCCCCGAAGCAGCGCGTAAACTGTACCGCAAATCCATTACCACCGCTGGGCTGGATGATCCCGAAACGCTGGCTGCCGCTTGGTTGCGATTCGAGCGGTGCAACGGTTCGCTGGAGCAGCTGATAAGCTGTCAGGAGCTGTGCAATGCTACGATCGAGAAGTACTACAAGACCATTTCCAAAAATGGTCCGTCAAATCGTGCAACGAAGGGCAAGCGTCCAGAAGCGATGGGAACAACCGCACACAAGGATTCGGACGCATCGGCCGCGAAAAGACAGGCCTCTTCCATGGACGGAGCCGGCGGTTCACCACcggggaagaaaaaagtgaaacgaaCCAACGATAATCTGTCCGATACGGTGGGAGAACGGCAGGAAGAGTTTAAAACACCGGCCATTCCACCCCTCCATAGCAGCTCCAAAAATCATGACCACAGCAAACCGGAGCCATCCAAACCGCAAACCGTAATCGACATCGATAGCGAAAGCGACGCGAAAGCTGGCGGCGACCAAAGCCGACAGGTGTTCGTCAGCAATCTTAGCTTTGAGGTAACGGAAACAGATATCCGCGAGATTTTCCCCGACCTAGCGATCGAATCGATAGAACTGGTCGCCTCGAGTTCGGGCAAAAGCCGTGGCTTCGGCTATATGCAGCTGGCCAGTGCAGAAGAAGTCCCGAAAGCGCTCAGCTTCGACCGACGTCCACTGAACGGTCGGCCGGTATTCATTTCGAACGTAGCACGCGACAAGACAACTCGTCCACATCAGTTCAAGTACTCGTCGTCGTTCGAACCGAACAAACTGTTCATCAAAGGGCTACCGTTCAATTTGGGGCAAGAGGAACTGCGGCGGTTGTTTGAGCCGTTCGGGTCGATCAAGGACATACGCATCGTGTGCTTCCGGAGTGGCAAATCGAAGGGCCTAGCGTACCTGGAGTACGAAACGGAAACGTCCGCCAAAAATGCTGTCCTGAAGATGGATCAGCACGTGATTGATGGTTTCACGATCACTGTCGCCATCTCGTCACCGCCGCCCAAGAAGAATCCAACCGCAGCGGAACCAACCCTATCGGTGGGGGATAGTGGCGGCTCCAGCTCTAGTTTGGGCTCCGGGAAGAAGCTGCTGGGCAAATG GGACGTAAAACAGAAACTATCGCCAATGATTCCAACCGCCGTCTTGAAGAGAAGCGCAGCGGCAGCCTCGGAGGAGAAGCCGAAATCGAATGACGATTTTCGTAAATTATTGCTTAAGTAA